One genomic window of Microbacterium testaceum StLB037 includes the following:
- a CDS encoding Ku protein: MRSIWKGALTFGLVNVPVKVYSATEDHDVSLHQVHNADGGRIRYQRICEIDGEVVPYSDIDKAYDDGEQTVVLTKDDLASLPSERSREIEVVEFVPSDQVDLLTLDKAYYLEPDSSSPKAYVLLRKTLEQTDRTAIVRFSLRQKTRLAALRVRDEVLVLQTLLWADEVREAAFPALDESVRISAKELEMSASLVESFSKDFDPEEFTDEYQAELRTLIDAKLEQGDAIDTDATFGTQEEEDGGEVIDLMEALRASVERSRAARAEKDEPAKKKASAKKKSSKAS; the protein is encoded by the coding sequence ATGCGATCGATCTGGAAGGGCGCCCTGACGTTCGGCCTCGTCAACGTGCCCGTGAAGGTGTACTCGGCCACCGAAGACCACGACGTGTCCCTGCACCAGGTGCACAATGCCGACGGCGGGCGCATCCGGTACCAGCGCATCTGCGAGATCGACGGCGAGGTCGTGCCCTACAGCGACATCGACAAGGCCTACGACGACGGCGAGCAGACGGTCGTGCTGACCAAGGACGACCTCGCGTCGCTCCCCAGCGAACGCAGCCGCGAGATCGAGGTCGTCGAGTTCGTGCCGAGCGACCAGGTCGACCTGCTGACTCTCGACAAGGCGTACTACCTCGAGCCGGACTCCTCGTCGCCCAAGGCCTACGTGCTGCTGCGCAAGACGCTCGAACAGACCGACCGCACGGCGATCGTGCGCTTCTCGCTGCGCCAGAAGACGCGGCTCGCGGCTCTGCGCGTCCGGGATGAGGTGCTCGTGCTGCAGACGCTGCTGTGGGCCGATGAGGTGCGCGAGGCCGCGTTCCCGGCGCTGGACGAGAGCGTGCGCATCTCGGCGAAGGAGCTCGAGATGTCGGCATCCCTCGTCGAGAGCTTCTCGAAGGACTTCGACCCCGAGGAGTTCACCGACGAGTACCAGGCGGAGCTGCGCACCCTCATCGACGCGAAGCTCGAGCAGGGGGACGCGATCGACACCGATGCCACCTTCGGCACGCAGGAGGAAGAGGACGGCGGAGAGGTCATCGACCTGATGGAGGCGTTGCGCGCGAGCGTCGAGCGCAGCCGCGCCGCGCGCGCCGAGAAGGACGAGCCCGCGAAGAAGAAGGCCTCCGCGAAGAAGAAGAGCTCGAAAGCGTCTTAG
- a CDS encoding DedA family protein, translating into MIHPTALLPWLDPATIITNSQPWALLVVCFIIFAETGLLIGFLLPGDTLLIMAGLLSHSTPAAPNGVFGINAWWVALAIGVAAFIGGEVGYYIGHKAGPSIFERKDSGLFSRKNVERTNAFFVRFGGLTVILARFVPVVRTFAPIAAGVGHMPWRKYTLYNFIGAVLWGIGLTMLGYAVGYIPFIRDIVTEYIDVILLAAVAGTAIFIGIHYLRERSAAKREGAVTHAEAEALTLDPQTLEDGDKPAR; encoded by the coding sequence GTGATCCACCCCACCGCCCTGCTCCCGTGGCTCGACCCCGCGACGATCATCACCAACTCGCAGCCGTGGGCTCTGCTGGTGGTCTGCTTCATCATCTTCGCCGAGACGGGCCTGCTCATCGGGTTCCTCCTCCCCGGCGACACCCTGCTGATCATGGCGGGCCTACTGTCGCACTCCACTCCCGCGGCCCCCAACGGCGTCTTCGGGATCAACGCGTGGTGGGTCGCCCTCGCGATCGGCGTCGCCGCGTTCATCGGCGGTGAGGTCGGGTACTACATCGGGCACAAGGCCGGGCCGTCGATCTTCGAGCGCAAGGACTCGGGCCTGTTCAGCAGGAAGAACGTCGAACGCACCAACGCCTTCTTCGTGCGGTTCGGCGGGCTGACCGTGATCCTGGCGCGCTTCGTCCCGGTCGTGCGCACCTTCGCCCCCATCGCGGCCGGTGTCGGCCACATGCCGTGGCGCAAGTACACGCTGTACAACTTCATCGGCGCCGTCCTGTGGGGCATCGGGCTGACGATGCTCGGCTACGCGGTGGGATACATCCCCTTCATCCGCGACATCGTGACCGAGTACATCGACGTCATCCTGCTCGCCGCCGTCGCCGGCACCGCGATCTTCATCGGCATCCACTACCTCCGTGAACGCTCCGCCGCCAAGCGCGAGGGTGCCGTCACGCACGCCGAGGCCGAGGCACTGACGCTCGACCCCCAGACGCTCGAAGACGGCGACAAGCCCGCGCGCTAA